Proteins from a genomic interval of Polaribacter sejongensis:
- a CDS encoding TdeIII family type II restriction endonuclease: MAIPTEEQVFKISRDTVIRSITNFIKNRIDVVPNFQILDLIIPVERKIRSIVGGMETSLGTTLWEPLAKNLASLNGFEVINQNLPKPTNMPANLQNTLQIVIEGRNNKDPIFNSVYCHDRIKEICQAYINNPISDFSAAPRGFGVDIWLKKNEINYFFDTKTVQPNVGALSRCFEQVINWYAYFYSQFPNQSAQSRIVFPYNPYGEINFWSKTMGGGWPIEPDNEGWVENQFWDFCSGRENTYQIIHNAFISISESGELEEIIQEIFYEK, translated from the coding sequence ATGGCTATACCAACAGAAGAACAAGTATTTAAAATTTCTAGAGATACAGTAATTAGAAGTATTACAAATTTTATAAAAAACAGGATAGATGTTGTCCCTAATTTTCAGATACTTGATTTAATTATTCCTGTAGAAAGAAAGATTCGTTCAATAGTTGGAGGCATGGAAACCTCTTTAGGAACAACACTTTGGGAACCACTTGCAAAAAATTTAGCAAGTCTTAATGGTTTTGAAGTAATAAATCAAAACTTACCGAAGCCTACAAATATGCCTGCAAATTTACAAAACACATTACAAATTGTAATTGAAGGAAGAAATAATAAAGATCCTATTTTTAATTCAGTTTATTGTCATGACAGAATAAAAGAAATATGTCAGGCTTATATTAACAATCCAATAAGTGATTTCTCAGCTGCTCCAAGAGGTTTTGGTGTTGATATTTGGTTAAAAAAAAATGAAATAAATTATTTTTTTGACACTAAAACTGTTCAACCAAATGTAGGTGCTCTTTCTCGGTGTTTTGAGCAAGTAATTAATTGGTACGCATATTTTTATTCGCAATTTCCAAACCAATCTGCTCAATCACGAATTGTCTTTCCTTACAATCCATATGGAGAAATAAATTTCTGGAGCAAAACGATGGGAGGTGGTTGGCCAATAGAACCTGATAATGAAGGATGGGTAGAAAATCAGTTTTGGGATTTTTGTTCGGGTAGAGAAAATACCTACCAGATCATTCATAATGCTTTTATTTCTATTTCTGAGTCAGGTGAATTAGAAGAAATTATTCAGGAAATATTTTATGAAAAATAA
- a CDS encoding LIC_10190 family membrane protein: MLLILINWIYIFISSLSFGFLLKKLFKIESQNFTIHHILGLFSITLFSWLYAFFFALDLAFYGIMSSITLFCLYFFRNDIKIQFNLIKNSWLSFSKTYKFGLLFIFIIALAMSSVTPSIFDNESYYLQTIKWLNEYGFVKGLGNLHIFFAQTSSWHILQAAFTFPFLETNFNDLNGFFLIIFSFFCFQQLHQFKTTKKIHQLYIGSVLVGLPFIIFFINAPSPDLPVFLISQLLFYLFIKHFNKIDYSNFILILLLTIFLCVIKITTCVLILLPLILFVKHYKILKSNLVKPIVFSLFVVGLFLMKNVILTGYLLYPLQILDVLDVDWKVPTALIQLFKVGTYSAAFDYQELANLSTYQLFIAWITSFKFNGIINIIFTTLLVSFPFLWYFKSKEKSVFILYIIGVLHFVLAWVFSPQYRFFFFYMLFFAMQICVWFFRKEKTIVFFTAVSLLLSLVPFLTELKLSNYTTIKKTNTKTSLLKFNNILQPNVNSSMSADFEQHIENGFHYNSPTKESYFWTVGIVPLPAVNFKQISFIKKHYKIIPSLRTEYIGDGFKSVNCE; encoded by the coding sequence ATGCTTTTAATTTTAATTAATTGGATTTATATTTTTATATCCTCCTTAAGCTTTGGGTTCTTATTAAAAAAACTATTTAAAATTGAATCCCAAAATTTTACCATCCACCATATTTTAGGACTGTTTTCAATTACATTATTCAGTTGGCTGTATGCTTTTTTCTTTGCTTTAGATCTTGCTTTTTACGGAATAATGAGCAGTATCACTCTTTTCTGTCTTTATTTTTTCAGAAATGATATTAAGATCCAGTTTAATCTGATTAAAAATAGTTGGTTGTCATTTAGTAAAACCTATAAATTTGGACTCCTTTTTATTTTTATCATTGCTTTGGCAATGTCTTCGGTTACACCTTCCATTTTTGATAATGAGAGTTATTACCTACAAACCATTAAGTGGTTAAATGAATATGGTTTTGTAAAAGGATTGGGGAATTTACACATCTTTTTTGCGCAAACTTCTAGTTGGCATATTTTACAAGCAGCGTTTACCTTTCCATTTTTAGAAACAAATTTTAACGATTTGAATGGTTTCTTTTTAATCATCTTTTCTTTTTTCTGCTTTCAGCAGTTGCATCAATTTAAGACAACAAAAAAAATACATCAATTATATATAGGAAGTGTGTTGGTTGGTTTGCCTTTTATTATTTTTTTCATCAACGCACCATCGCCAGATTTACCAGTGTTTTTAATCAGCCAGTTGTTGTTTTATCTTTTTATAAAGCATTTTAATAAGATTGATTATTCTAATTTTATTCTTATTCTATTACTCACAATTTTCTTATGTGTTATTAAAATTACGACGTGTGTATTGATTTTATTACCATTAATTTTATTTGTAAAGCATTATAAAATACTGAAAAGTAATTTGGTGAAACCAATTGTATTCTCCCTTTTTGTAGTTGGATTGTTTTTAATGAAAAATGTAATTCTTACCGGTTACTTGTTATATCCTTTACAAATTTTAGATGTTTTAGATGTCGATTGGAAAGTACCAACAGCACTTATTCAATTGTTTAAAGTAGGTACGTATAGTGCTGCCTTCGATTATCAAGAGTTGGCAAACCTTTCTACTTATCAATTGTTTATTGCTTGGATAACCTCGTTTAAATTTAACGGAATTATCAATATTATATTTACCACGCTTCTGGTTTCTTTTCCTTTTTTATGGTATTTTAAAAGTAAAGAAAAGTCCGTGTTTATTTTGTATATCATTGGTGTTTTACACTTTGTATTGGCTTGGGTTTTCTCTCCTCAATACCGCTTCTTCTTTTTTTACATGTTATTCTTTGCTATGCAAATCTGTGTTTGGTTTTTTAGAAAAGAAAAAACAATTGTATTTTTTACGGCTGTGAGTTTGTTATTAAGTTTGGTACCTTTTTTAACAGAATTAAAACTGAGTAATTACACAACCATTAAAAAAACGAATACTAAAACAAGCCTTTTAAAGTTTAATAATATCCTACAACCAAATGTAAATTCTAGCATGAGTGCCGACTTTGAGCAACATATAGAAAACGGATTTCATTATAATTCGCCAACAAAAGAAAGTTATTTCTGGACTGTAGGGATTGTGCCTTTGCCAGCTGTGAATTTCAAACAAATTTCATTTATAAAAAAGCACTATAAAATTATTCCGAGTTTAAGAACTGAGTATATTGGTGATGGTTTTAAGAGTGTGAATTGTGAGTAA